aaaaaaatttttttattctttgcttGTGCATGTTGCTGCCAGAACAGATATAAAGATTGTGGATGGTACACCAAAACTCGAATCACAAATGTTGCTGTTCACcctggtgtaaaaaaaaagaaaaaaaaaaaggtgtttctTCAGTCGTTGTTGCTCATCATGGAtgcacaaattaaacatttttaatagtggctttacttttatttgtagCCCTTCAGTTGAAAACCTCATAGTTTGGTCTGATTGTGGCCGTTTTCACTCTGGAAAAATctgacttttctttccttctagaaaacatttaatttacaaaagACCAGAGTAATAGGTTTtatgtaaacaaatatttaatggTCTTCAAACCATGAGCTGATTATTATGctttaatgaaaatcttttattttaaattacttaaaacaattcaaacaaactaacaaaatagAACCTGGTCACTTTCCTACAAAACAAAGTTTGATGTGTACAGTATGAAACCGGCCTAAAATTGCAAGCGTCAATTCCGTTTTCCCATTTggacatatatatacacacagtgtcGTATATACACTCAAATGAAATACTGTAAGAACAGTCTGCAAGCGGTTTATTTAAGCACTGGAATGTGTCCATTTACTTCCTGTGAGAGCGCCTTCATAAAGGCTAAAAAGTCTGAGACGTGACAAGAGAAATCTTCCAAATCCAACACAAATAAGATGATAACAAATACAATCCTGTAAGTACAGCAGAAAAATATCAGCACTGTGCAGGGAGCGTGGTCTTCACAGCTGGGGCAGCTTATCGACAGGTGTGTCAAATTTGAAGTCTGGTGGGAAAAGTTCTGCAGCTTTCGGGTAGATGAGTCGGTACGACTGTCTGATCGTGACGTCTGCGACACCAGCAATATCTCCGATTTCTGTGGAAGCACCAGAGACAAAGGAAACGGTTAATTAATACTTTGTCGTTTTCAGTTTCTACACAACTGTACAGTTAATGTGTGTCAACAGGAGGAGTTGTTTACAGATAcctaataaacatttatatttatctgcTTACAGCTGAACAGTAATTTGTCAAACCAGTTCTTAAATGTTTATACACAGGCCTGATGCCAATTAATCCAGTTTAACCAGGTACAACTGTGGGTGTCAACATTAAAAAGGTCCGttttgaaaactgttttcacCTCTGGTCTAAGGTGAACAGGTTATGTTGGATGTTTGACTACCAACAGGATCACAGCAGCACTGTCACTCACCTTTCTGAGTCTTCTTCTCTGCCGAGGCCTGGGACGCCATGTAAATGGCTGCTGCGGCCACAGAGATGGGGCTCCTGCCTGGCACCAGGTCGAGCTCCACGGCCTTCCTGGCGATGAAGGTGGCGGCCATCTGCACCTGTTTGGGCAAACCAAGGTTTGAGCAGAAGCGGGACATGAAGTCTCCTGTGGTGATCAGGTCCACACTGGTCTCCAGCGCCTTCAGGATCAGCTTGAAGCATCTACCGATTTCCTTTTTGGAGATCCGGGAGACTGCACAGATCTCTGTGAAGGACAAGAGACTCGTTCAGACTGAGGTGACAGAAAAGAATCTGGACACTGCTCCCCGTTTTAAGGATCATACGGTTATCCGACACAGTATGACGCCGATAATGTCTGAAATTAGCGCTTCACTATTGAGTGGACCATTCAGTGTTCGTTTTATAGGGAATGGTTTGGACATAGCATTTTTCTGACCTTTAAAAGTTCTCGGTACACCTTCTTGTCTGCAGGCGATGTAGAGACAGGCTGAAGCGATGGCATCATTGGCTCGTCCCTTCAGGCTCTTCTGTTCATAAACTTGTTTGAATAAGTTGTTTGTTCTGTCCTGCGgagtaaaaacattattttagtcTTAAGTCTTCCTTACtaagtgaaacaaaaatcaGCATGTTGTAGGAATGAGACATATACGAAGCATGTTTTCAGCTCAGATTGGGCCTCTTTCTTCATGAGAAAAAACTGTCTCAGGTTAACCTGCAGTCTGCGGAGAGTCCATACACACAGACCATAAACCACAGGGCTGCACAGAGTTACGCAATCGCCACACaacttcagtttcatttttctcGATCTCTTGCTCACTGTGTTTTACCCTCATCTGACtggttttgatttcatttgacTTAATGGCTCTAACGTCATCACATTCAGCTTCAGCTGAGTCTGAACTAAGCCAGGCAGGAGAAAAACGAtacagctgcagttattaatacTGTTACTACTTACTACGATGTTCCTTGGCAGGTTGATGCGATCTGCCATGGTGCTGATCTCTTTAAAGGCGTTGAGCATGGCCCGGTCAGAGCTGCTCATCGTCCGTCGGTTCTGGTACTTTGAGTTTCCGAACTCGTCAAAACTAGCTGCGCCTGTTCCCTGTGATGGAGACAGTGGATGTTTAAGTGTAAAATTCACTGTAATTTAAAGAGAAGCCATAATAACTATGAAGATGATGTAGATGGATCTCTTCTGAAGTAAATAAGTTAGAACAGCTGGAATTTTAAACATGCACCCAACTAATCTCATTTCTATCATCAGGAACTTCTGTCTCTCACCTTGCCGATCATGGTGGTCAGGTCTCCTCCATTGAGCAGAGGGTTCTGGGCGTCTCCCACTCTGGATGGATCTTTAAGGGCTTTCTCATTAGAAAACGTCCTCCACTCTGAGCCCACGTCGATTACACGGTCGCCTGGTCGAAGGGGTcaattacagaaaataaaataaacaagaaaataaatttgAAGCAGGCTAAACAAcagatgttttaaataacaTGCTTGATGTGTAAGTTTGCTGCATGTCTGTAATGTTTAAGAtttttacaatgtacatttacattacatttacatttagtcatttagcagacgcttttatccaaaccAAAATGTACACTAGCAGTCAAACGTTTGGACTTGCATAGGGACCAAACACCATCAGAAACCAAGATGCAGTTTCAAACttaatttactttgaaaaacttttgtttttattttactctaaTAAATCGTCCAGGACTTTTAGTTTTAATACAAATTACATACAATGCACACAGAGTAAATTCAGTTCAATAATGTTTCATCCAATCTCGATTCTTATTGCGTCTTTGTCCTTTAATATAAGATTTTTAACCCTTTCTACTGCCGGTTAAACCTGTTGCTCTCAAACGTGTATTATTGTTGCTTGACTGGTAAGaacacaaactgtgaaatgtaaTAGCAAGGATTTAGGTATCAGTTTCAGGAGAACAAAGCTTTTGATAAACATGAAGGCATTTGTTAAATTGTTACGTTTTTATCATTTGCACATAGAAACAGTCTTTGCACAAAGAGAGGACATGTGTTGGCTGCATTAATCCCCCCTGGAATAATTAGCCAGAAGATGGTGCAACATGCAGCACAATTCCCTTCTGCAAACACGGTTGCTATTGTCCTCATCTGAAATGCTGTGTCGATCCCCCTGTGAAACCTTTCTTTGACCTGCCCAATCTACTGCTTTTACTATTATACGATATTCTCAGTGTTGTGGCCGCTTAGCTGCTTTATTTTATACGTCACGCTTTCTTCTTTCTAATTTTCCCTCAAGAAATGAAATGATCTGGTAAAGATCTGACCTAAGTAAACGTTCAGTCATTTGTATCAACTTAGCAGAAAAGGTGTGACAGGACCTACTGGAAGGACGAACTGTCTCAACAAGGAGACAGTTTccttttatttgtcattttaaacttaTGACCGTCTGTTCTTGGACCCTTACAGGACGTGGGATTTCATcgcaaatattttaaaacctgtTACACGTTTTTAACCATCCATCAGTCTTTCTAATAGCAAAGTGACATTCATCTCTCAGAGGCAGCAGAAGTTGTGGGAGCAGGAAGAAACAATACGTCAGCTTGCATCAGAAAGTGACTGGCGCCTCTTGTCTCCCGTCTAATCCGCTCTGTGCTCAGGGGGCTTGTTACAGGAGAACTCTGTGTTCCCTACAGCTTTGTCTTACAGTCTACATCACACTTTTCACACTGTTTTCTGCTTCCCATCAAGTTGCATCAGATgatttaaattacaaaacatttcttaatcTATATGTGAGATGTAATGGGGGAAAAAAGTCCACAGTGAAGTGTATTGATTATCTAACAGTGATtgtctgacattttcttttttatacttttttctACACTCTGACTCCTACAAAAAATCTCTATCATACTGGGGAGATGAAAGATGCAAGGATGGAAAAATATGTCTCCAGCACTGATGAggttgtttatttaattaaatctgacATTAAACACAATGCTAGTATTTTTACTCTCTTATAAAGGCTAATGTCCACCTGTTTAGCCTAAAGACAAGCTAACAGCTTGAACTAAGCGCTTCTCATGTTACTAAATAAACATCACCATcatactgttgtgtgtgtgcagtagcctctgtggttttgtttcacaCCTACTGATTGTTCACGATAACTGATTTTCAACTTTAGTATTtcttatttctattatttctttcatatttcatgAAACTGGCCACTGTAGTTGAAATGCTATGCCACCATAAAAcagttaacatttttttctttacttaaagGCTCTATCCCACTCTTCTCGCtgaaatagaatagaaaagttcataattaaatgcatttatgtCATTGCTTCAAGCAGGTTAAAAGCATTCAGGCTATGAAATACAATACATGTCTAGTCTGTCAATGTAGCATATCTTCATGTGCAGaatgatttaaaatatgttggTCAAACACACAGGTTTAGAGAGATATGTGCGTGCTAACAAGTCTGATCATATGACTATgacaagaagacagagaggCACAGGAAGTAGaggaaaccaaaacagaaagGAGGGATGTGCTCTTACACGGAAAGCAGTCTGATTCAAATGCAAAAGTgcacattattttattgtacttACTGACCTACAACAAGGCCACACTCAGGGCAAATCATGTCCCCTGCTCTGTAGTCCTCCACCAAGATGGCATCTGGGTGGTTGGGACACTGAACTCTGGGAAGGGCCAGAGCATCTCcgctaaaagaaaaaaaaacacagacaaacgaTCAAATCACTCAAAGGAAAAGATAAGGACTGAAAAATGAAGACAGACAAATGCAGCGGGAGAAGAGAGAGTTTATGTTGATGTCAGAACGCAAAataagtttttaaattaaaaagtctCATCTAGAGGAGTtggagaaggggaaaaaaacaattgAAAATAGCCAGCAGAGTGTGACTTATAACAGATCATTCATCGTCTTTAATACCCAGGGGAGATTTAAATACAAGCTATTAAGAAGTTCAGatgtttattaaattttttactCTCTTTTCAATCAACTCACACATCTTACAAAATGACTGCTTTATGTCATAATGGGTGTATTGATCTAACTTTCCAAGCAGGCCCAATCTGGTTCGGGCAGTGTGAATgcacacataataaaataataaaaaaacaaaaacaaagtatgAATGATCAAAACAgatcaaattaattttatttcttacatttttaacACAAAGGCAACATCAAACAACCTGAACACAGAGCTCAATTACAGCTTGGTGTATTTGTGTCATTATTAGGATTGTAGCTAACAATGATTTCTATACTGTTGATCTGATTTGTTTGATTGTTTAGTATCTGAATTGGTCTTATTACAGTTTTTAGGAGCTCAGGttaaaactaaaactcaaataaatactgtaaataagaaGCAAGAGAACCCAATATGTGGGAATTCTAATTAGGAAAGAACTGAACATATCAGATGAGTACTTATTTGTGGATAGACTAATgaacagttacagttacaatcatgaaataaaaacaataagaagCATAAATTGAATCCTGGACTAAATCCAACAATGATGTGGCGAAAGCCTTACAGATGACCTCATTTATGGGCGTCAAACCAGGGCCAAATACCAAGAGTattctaaaaatgtttattacatgTTGATAAGAAACATTTCCAAGCTTAAAATAAGTTGCAATCACAAACCAGCAgagaggcaaaaacaaacactattaGCAAATGTGCCTAATTAAATCAAGTCACTCTGTGTACGAGCTAGTGACTATAACATTGACTCAATAATACTTCAATCATGATTCAATAAAGGTTCAATGTAAAcaagctgcaaaacaacaacatttaccTATGTTTACAAATGGCAGATATTTGATATAGAGCGGCTCGCAGCCCGCTAACTCCAGTTACTGAGTTATTAACGCTAACGTTACGTTAGCCTAAGTTTCGTCCTCATACTACTCTGGCTGTTActctatttttgtctttaacaaAAGACCTAAAGTGGCAGCAAGTCAACCAAGCGATGCGATGTTAACATGACAATCAACAGAAGCTACCGAGAGTCAGCACGGCGGTGTGTGAATGTTACCAAGATACACACCGTGACTTCTGGCAACGTCTAACTAGCTAGCCAgtgagctaacgttagccgaCTAGCCGTTACCTAGCACAATGCATTGTACACCTTGCGGGACTAATAACGGCGTGATTCTGTCTGAGAAACACAAGCGTCTTCTATCTTGTCCAACGCTATATGTCTTAAGCTAACAAATAACATTGTAAGAGTTCCATCTAAAGAAAGCAGATATTATATATCGTAGTGAAAGTTGCTACGCACCGGCTGGTCGACGCCATGTTATTCCTTACTCTGCTTCTGTGTCACAGAAACAAACGGTTGCAGCACCTCtatttataacattttcttATCACGTGTCCGCTGGACTACGGGACACCGAGTGGTCCAAGCTAGACCAACTGCGCTTCGATGTCGCCCAGGtattaattttaaaagtatGATGTTGAACAACAATACTAATgcaacatttgttgttgtaatttaTGTGCAACAAATCTTCATAGAATACCAGtgaaattacataaaatacCACTTGGATATAATActattttaataacaataaactaaattataaaaGAGTGACTCTGAATTAAATAGGTTTGTACTGGTAATAAGGTTTTTAATTACCTTAGATATCAACTAAAGAGTCATTAATCATTCAGTTATGATATGAAACGTTTCTTCGGAGTGCtttgaattaattttattttggaggCACATATCGTAATTTCGACATTTAAACGtctgcacaaaaacaattaaTCTCTAGACTGTACTGACATATTTTAAGAAGCCCCAAAAAATAAAGAAGGCCTGTTCCAGGCTGTGTCTCTGACTCTGTACCAGTCTATGACTGCACTGATTCTCTGTATTGTACTTCCCAGGCCTGTGAAGGAAAGTGCAACAAAGAGTCATTTGAGTTGGTCAGGCTTTGAAATGACAGAACACATTTGTCTATACATAAAACGCCTATAATTAAACAATGGCTACCCATTGTCTATTTAttgaaacataaacaaattTTTTTATCCTTATTTACActataaaatatacagttaaCTCATATATTTCAAATCATTATCATTGCCATGCAC
The window above is part of the Anabas testudineus chromosome 17, fAnaTes1.2, whole genome shotgun sequence genome. Proteins encoded here:
- the gtf2b gene encoding transcription initiation factor IIB isoform X1; protein product: MSREEAHPTWSRADRCCGRYGRFSLEDDTTLLHSWNVGNRGCTSCALSSLGGDALALPRVQCPNHPDAILVEDYRAGDMICPECGLVVGDRVIDVGSEWRTFSNEKALKDPSRVGDAQNPLLNGGDLTTMIGKGTGAASFDEFGNSKYQNRRTMSSSDRAMLNAFKEISTMADRINLPRNIVDRTNNLFKQVYEQKSLKGRANDAIASACLYIACRQEGVPRTFKEICAVSRISKKEIGRCFKLILKALETSVDLITTGDFMSRFCSNLGLPKQVQMAATFIARKAVELDLVPGRSPISVAAAAIYMASQASAEKKTQKEIGDIAGVADVTIRQSYRLIYPKAAELFPPDFKFDTPVDKLPQL
- the gtf2b gene encoding transcription initiation factor IIB isoform X2 translates to MASTSRGDALALPRVQCPNHPDAILVEDYRAGDMICPECGLVVGDRVIDVGSEWRTFSNEKALKDPSRVGDAQNPLLNGGDLTTMIGKGTGAASFDEFGNSKYQNRRTMSSSDRAMLNAFKEISTMADRINLPRNIVDRTNNLFKQVYEQKSLKGRANDAIASACLYIACRQEGVPRTFKEICAVSRISKKEIGRCFKLILKALETSVDLITTGDFMSRFCSNLGLPKQVQMAATFIARKAVELDLVPGRSPISVAAAAIYMASQASAEKKTQKEIGDIAGVADVTIRQSYRLIYPKAAELFPPDFKFDTPVDKLPQL